The genomic segment TGCATTTTGCGTCGTTCTCACCGTGCCAGCGTCCACAGTCTCATCAAAGTCAAAACGTGATGGAGCAGGGGCTCCTTCAGGTAGAGCCCGGTCACGATTCGCTTAGCCCCGCCGCTGTAATTGCACTAAGCAAAGGAGTACAGCGGCCGCATACATGCTTCCACTAGGAACGGTAACAAAGGGCCAAATGCTTCTATACcgtcggaaaaaaaaataataattattgcATCTTCCGGGTCCCACACGAGTGCCTTGTTAATGGCGAAGACAAGTGACCTAAATTGGCCCGCGTTAGCACTATCCGAGTCACGCTGCAGGACTGGCGAATCATTGTGCGGTTGGCTTGACTGCGTTAGTTTTTTTCCCGTCCGTCGCGTTGAGAGTGGGCTTTATTTAGAAGGAAAGAGGAAATAAAAGTCGTCTTACCAATACGCAGTTTATTATTTCACCTCGGAGACCTAATCACCTCTCCTGTATAGGATGCCAGGCTCACATTTCCAGCCGTCATTAACGTCCCTATTCTCTATACATCAACCGTTGCTGCTATACATGCGCTACGTGGGTGGTCCCACTCACTTAAAGGCAACACGTATATGTGTATATGGTTAGATATATTACTCCGTTTAAATGGAATTTAAATTAACCCTGCTCATGTTGCTGTATATTTGAGGTGGAGAAACGCGAGGACGTAAATTTTGAGAACTCCCCCCTGCGGTGTTCCCAAGATGTCGCCCCTCCGCCCTCCCCCGTAAGTGATTCCGGTGGTATGATATTATCACACGGTAGCGATACAGCATAGTCGCTATTTAACCACTTAAATCCATacgcttggtttatgcctgaagCGTCGGAATGTTATTGTTGTGCTCACTAAGTTCCCCGCGTTGCTGTGGTTGTCGTTCGTTGAATACACCGCTGCATATCCCTTACAAAAAGCGTACATTACATTCCGCCAAATTTTAACAGACAGGCTACAGAATGTAACGGAAAGCCAGTAGAAAAGAACCAGAATTTTCATAAcgacttttgtataaagaagaAATAACATTGGCGCTGTCGTTCGTGCAATAATAAGAGTGAGAAATCAATCTGCAAAGGTATGCCTTTGTATAGTATCGAGAACAGCGCTTCAGATGAGATAGCTGTTTCGTTGCAAAGCCAACACTACTTTTACTTCCTTAACTAAAGTTGTTACAGAAACTATGTTGTCTTTATACTTCGCCTTCTAAATACATGGAGATGCAGCTTAATGTCATGCTTAAGTTCTACGAAGGGTATGCGCATGTTATAGAGCATCTATCGCTAGCGTATTTGTCTGTAGATATATAGAAACACACAAGTAAAAATAGTACGCTATAGCTTCAAACGTCAGGTAGGCTGCTGTGGTCATGCTAACGAGATTTGCCCCGGTGTTCTTCAGCGCTGACGGCGTTCGATTGTCCGTTTCTTCTGGGATTTCTTTCGTACTATAGTTGGTGAAATATGAATCAATAGGCGCCTTGCACCTTCACTTGGTAATAAATGCACCTGACGGCCACCTAAGTTTCATATACGTGTTTAagatgcactatatatatatatatatatatatatatattagctgtATTAGCAAATTAGCTTTCTACGACACCGAAAAAGCTACTCTTAACGTAAAATGCTTGAAAAGATAGAAGAGACACAAActcgaaagacgggtggcgacaccgGCTTGAAGTTACCGCACAAGCTCGGTGTGACATCAGAGATTTTGACGCCGTCTGCTCGGGCCTAGCGATCTTTTTAAACGGCAAAGATCGACTGCATTCTATTCTAATTTAGCCGGAATGAACATAGCAAAATTTAAGAACTGTTATACCGAGTAACAACGGctcaaatgaaaaagaaaacacttgaaATATTTGCCGTCCCACTGGCGTACCGGCGCTGGGTTCCGGcgccagaaaaaaataaacaaaatttgaCCATCGCTTTTTTTAATAGTCGACTTATTAGCACCACGCTGACGAAGACAGAGTTTCAAAATAGTACTTTATCAGTGTAAACGTACTTaaggttttttttctttagtgttcctATAACGATTAAAGTTATCACACGTTTACACCGGACATGTTTTCACGGAATTCTCACGGTGCAAGAACGCACCTCGAAACTGTTTGCACTTCGAAATGACATCCGTTTTACAAGCTCAGCGCTTAGCACCCTGAGagtatcgaggcgttccttcagTGCCGAACGCCTCTGCATGCGCTACCACTCCTATCAGCAGACAGCCATCTCGGCGTTCTCTGCAATGCCTTTTATGACGCGCCAATCTTAACACTCCCAGCGTGGCCGCTATCTCTCAACCTCCTCGTTGGCTTGTCTCTGCTCCCAACTTctatccccagcagacgacgtgACTTTCTGCAGAGCACCTCTTGAGCAGACGTTCAAGCttgaagcagacgacgcagtCATGCCAGAATCGAAAACAGTCATCAACACTCCCACCGCGCCAGCTGCCATAGGTCCGTACAGGTAAGTGGAGATATCGAACTAGTGCTACATCACTAATGGAAACAACTGTCCAAAGCGTCTTTTTCATTCAATGACTTTGTTTCGATGACAGAAAATATAGAGCGAAAACTCGTCGTGGAAAGAAGAAGGATTCAGCAGCGTTTGCTCGCCTGAATGTTAACCTTTCTGGGGCATCGATTGGGCGTCACTCGACGGAACATTTGCCGTTAATTTTTGTTTGAACCATATAACCGTGCGTGCGAAGAGCATCTTCAACTAGGAACAATGGCGTCTTCTATAGCTGAAGTGAAAATCGAGTAACCGGGGGGAAAAGGAAGGACGAGGAGGGGAGGTCTAGCGTTTGTTTGGTCAACTGTGGAACATGCATACCGCAAAATATTTGGCGCCGGTAAATCATGCTCCTCAGTGGCATTTCTTAGTGGATATTACGCAACGCCAAGTAATAGGTGTGATACTTTTATCCAGttcgacaaagaaaaaagaactatacAGATAAATATAGAGATAATACTACGGTTTGAAGTTTACTTGGAGGATTGCACACGTGATCGAAGTACGTGAACATAATTATTACAGAAAGAAGTCGGGAGCAAAAACCTTCAGGGGATCTTCCTAAGCTTTAATTGCTGCACAGGTATTGAGGTAAAGGATACCCCAGCTAAACCATTTCTCTCTGttatgcagcaaaaacaaatgaTTTTAAAAATGGACAAAGATAACGATGATAAGAGTATGGCTGTGGCGATGAAAAGTTATTTctgaaacaatatatatatattcttcaatCACAAAATATAATGGACTATGAATAAGCTTGTAGAGGTTAAATAATTTCATTCTAATGCGCCTGAAGACCtcgtcgaaaaaaaaattcaaggtgGTAGGATAAGCGTTGTAAATTTTCCAGTGAGTGCTCGGAATTGCGGAGCAATTAAATCATTATTAGGTCTACAATAAGTCCCgtcgcgttttttttctttaataaaaagTACCATACCATCGGCTCAAAGCACACGCACAAATAATTATTGGATGCAGGCATTGAAGGCCTCCGCGGGTGTGTGTGTGAGTTTGGCTAGGCTCGTCGTCACAGTTGGAAGGCTCCTCGGACAATCCCACATAATGTGAGCAGTGTGCGAAGCCGCCAGGTGCAATGCAAGCAGATTTGCCGGGCAAACTGTGTAGGTAGCCTCTGCAAGTGTGGGAAGCACTGTATATAATTTAAACTAACAACACACCTCAACGCGGAAGTAAAGTTAGAATACGAATTAAGCGGATACCGAGTCAAGCGGGTACCAGAGGGTATGAAACGGCACAtagcgttttcttctttcttttttaagcgcAGCGGCTGGTAAACACAAAGAGGggtaagaaacaaaaacaaaacgacaGGACAGCGTTTCTCCTCAAGCGATGAAGCACTGTGCTGTCGTTCTAGATTTCTTATACCACTTCTTGTGTACGTCAGGTGTTGCGCTTTTCGAAAAATTCAATCGCTACGAACACCGACGAACTACAGCGTTCCAGCCGTCTTGCCGGAAGTGGCCTACACAACGTCCCGCGCTAACCTTTCAGGCCTGTTCCTTTGGTGGCTGAACTCACTGAACCTGAATTAACAATACATTCTCGCGTGGTCGAGAATAGGCGCGACAAAAAGAAACTATAGACAAACTAGGCACCAAGAGCACGCAGTATCAGCCACCAGACAGACACACGAAGCGAAGAAAATCCGGCGTGAGCAGACGCAGACTTGCGCAGTTTGGTCTGGACGACCACCCAGATGTGCCGAAACACTGCGGTACTGCGATTACGTACAGTATTTGTCAAAGGCATAAGACCTATTCTGCCCGCGACCACCAGGCTGTCTACAGGCTAAGGCACAGCGACTGTCCCGCGTGTTTCTGGTTCGTCCTCCGTCGATTTGCGAGCGCTGCACAAAAATATATCGTGaatgtttaagaggaagctttatctcgggtgctcctatctaaatacgtgtaaaaggagaattcgtttttctcggcaactactgcaccgaatttgacaaGGTGCCTTGCATTTAGATGAAAAACTTAATCTAGTTACTGTTCCTTTCGAATGTTTATTTAGGTCCTAAATTTTTTATTAGAAATTGGCAGAAATCGcagattttcagaaaacgaaactatgtaacagattcacgtaatatataaattgacatatcaaatttgtccgctttgaatgatctaatggatgacgtttacagaaccgcgatacctgtttttgacggagagctattaatttgtaaacttcgtgcttttataTTTCTTGAACTCTCAAAATTTTGGAAATTCTTTCAACAagattcaggccctaaattggCATTCCGCttcaaacaatcactagaatttagctttctctttcaaatgcaacacattttattaaagtcggtccaggggttatcttagaaaagcgtttttttttttgcgttttacatgtgttttaataggccgcgtcggagttgggcccgatctaaatcttcctcttaaggtAATTCCTGTAGTTATGTCGTAAGTTCTGATGCCTTGGAGAACGGAAGGACACCTCGTAAGCACCATCAAAAGCGTGGAGTATCATCAGCGGCATGGGAACCGCATCAAAGTGCCGAAAGACATATACGTGGTGAAGGCGTAGAGTATAGCTTGCAAACTTTTGACAAGGACTGTAACCTCCTgcgactgtctttttttttttctccttttctgcaGCCACGCTGTTCGTGTGGGCAACACCGTCTACGTGTCGGGTCAGGTTGGTTCCCACCCTGGCACGGGTAAATTCGACACCGGCATCGCCGCCCAGACGAGACAGGTGCTGTCTTACATCCGTGCGTGCAACCTCTGCATTTGCCTGCCCTAATTTCTGACTCGATCGCCTCTTGTTCATTCGAAAACAGACCCTGGTCAACCTTGGAAACATACTCAAGGCAAGCGGGATGAGCCTCGATAACGGTAATTTGTGTTCACACTCATTCGTGGAATGCATTGTAGACGTGTCCCCTGCCAGTGGAGGCTGTACCGCCAAATTATCTTAGTAAACAAAGCCTCACATGGGCTGAAATTTGCCGCACATTTCTTTTTCGAGCTTGCGTTTTTGTCTGGTGTTGCGGGCTCTAGCATTTGGTTATGTTTTAGTTTTTACATGTCCGCCTGCAACCTCCTTCTTTTTTCAATGAATCTTCATCACTCATAATGTATAATAATCCCTACATAAGTGCAATGGCTTAGCAAGAAGTATAAGATTCCAGTGTGTCGGCCTGATCCCCCTGCTACGATTCGCGCAACGGGAATTCCAACATTGGCTTTGCATGTGCATAATTTATTTTTAGTTTTCATTCTGGAAGAGATATCAATACACTCTAATTCACCAATCAATCCACCAAGACAAGTGAATGCCAATAAGTACGCTACACTCGAAAGTGGGAACCTCAACCATCTTTTTTTTCTGGAGGGGAAGGAATTTCCATATATATGCAAAGATAACTTGAAATTCATTACGTCAAACTGACATCATCGACTTTGCGGGTGCAAATCTAGGGAAGTGTCTGCAGGAGCGGATCTACACAGGAACGCGCCTTCTTTTTAAACATTCCTTCCGAATGGTTGGTGTCTTTTTACACTACCAGAGCCTTTCTTGTTCCTAAACAAATTGCGTGTCGATTTGACATGTTTCGTCTCGTCGTGCAAGTTTGTGATCAAATGACAACGCTAGGTGTCTGCTAAACGTTTGTCAATGCAGTTGTCAAGTGTACGGTCTACCTGGCATCGATGGACGACTATAAGGACATGAACAAAGTGTACGCTGAATGTAAGTATATTCGTCTGGTATTGCGAGACTGCGCCAACGTCTTTTTTAGCTGGCTATCAGTGAAGCGTCTGAGAAGTGTCAGTGGTCGAAGAATGTTTTCTGTGGTCCATACATTAATCTATGAGGAATGCGACAAACTTATCGTGCActcgctcatttttttttaaatttcaagtGACTGCTCCGCCTTATGTACTGCTAAATAGCTTAACTGCCGTCATCATTAATTAATTCAGTAACTTAATGTTGTGAAAAAGGTGGCGACATACCGCACTCGTCGACATTTTCAATCAATAATAAGTTAACCATGCAGCCAAAATCCTCGTGTTTTTTTCGATACCTTCGTTCGTGTTCGAATAATTGTACAATGTGTGCGAAGTGCCAGCTGCACTGCGAAATATTTTCCGCTAACTTTTCTCGAGCAAGAAGTGAGCTCTCAAGACTACTCACTTCTCGTCGTGGGAGGGCGATAAATGCTCCTTCCCTTCCAGCTCGGTATGTTGCTGTGTATAAGTTCTCAGATTGCTGTCCTTGCTGAGTTCAGCACATTGCGTACGATTGCGACCATACGCTTTTAAGAAGGCACACGCATACGCCTTATCAAGCTGCCGAGTGCAGCTTCTTTATTTATGTCTTCTTTTTGCTGTCTTTCTTGTTACGAAAGGAATTACTTGGATTTGATTACACTCGATTTTATTGTCCTGTGAGAAAGCCCGTTTGACTCTGTTTTCGATGTTATTGCAGTTTTTCACAAGGATTTCCCGGCAAGAGCAGCATTCCAGGTGGCAAAATTACCAGAGGTACGTCCACAAACTATTTAACATAATTTTAGCACCAATTAAGCATACCCTGTTCTGACAGCAGTAATGAACTTGGAAATAGGTTTGCGCCGTACTGTCCGCACGTTCGCACCAGTTGGGCCTTCTAACCGGAACGTCGTGGCGGTGCCAGAATCGCGAGAACACAAGCTCAACCTTTCGTTTGTAAACATGTAAATATAGGTTAAAGACATAAGCGGAGGGCGACTAGCTTACGCAACTACCACCACTACTaccacctccatcatcatcatcatcatcatcatcatcatcgtcgtcgtcgtcgtcgtcgtcgtcgtcgtcaccatcatcataatcC from the Dermacentor variabilis isolate Ectoservices chromosome 9, ASM5094787v1, whole genome shotgun sequence genome contains:
- the LOC142558190 gene encoding rutC family protein C23G10.2-like, whose amino-acid sequence is MPESKTVINTPTAPAAIGPYSHAVRVGNTVYVSGQVGSHPGTGKFDTGIAAQTRQTLVNLGNILKASGMSLDNVVKCTVYLASMDDYKDMNKVYAEFFHKDFPARAAFQVAKLPENSLVEIDAIAVVLAA